The Caldilineales bacterium DNA window TGGCGCTCGTGCTCGGCCACCCAGCCCATGCCCAGCCCGTTCAGATAATCGACCGCCGCGCCCAGGCCGATGGCTTCGGCGATGGCGGGCGTCCCGGCCTCGAACTTGTACGGCAGTTCGTTCCAGCGGCTGCCCGACATCTTGACCTCACGGATCATGTCGCCCCCGCCCATGAACGGCGGCATCGCCTCCAACAGGGCGCGACGGCCATAGAGCACGCCGATGCCGGTGGGGCCAAGCATCTTGTGCGAGGAGAAGGCCAGGAAATCGACATCCAGGGCCTGCACATCGCTGGGGAGATGCGGGACGCTCTGGGCGGCATCCACGACGGCGATGGCGCCGACGGCATGGGCTTTGGCGACCAGCTCGGCCACGGGATTGATCGTCCCCAGCACATTCGACATGGCCGTGAAGGCAAAGACCTTGGTGCGTTCGCTCAGCAGGGCGGGCAGGGCCTCCTCGTCCAGTTCCCCGTGCGGGGTGATGGGCACAAAGCGGAGAGTGGCCCCGGTGATCTCGCAGATCAACTGCCAGGGGACGATGTTCGAGTGGTGCTCCATCTCGGTGATCAGCACCTCGTCCCCCGGCTTCAGGTTGGCCCGGCCCCAGCTGTAGGCCACCAGATTCAGGCTTTCGGTGGTGTTGCGGGTGAAAATCACCTGCTTGGGGTTGGCGGCGTTGATGAAACGGGCCACGCGCAGCCGGGCGTTCTCGTAGGCGGCGGTGGCCGTCTCGCTGAGGGTGTGGACGCCGCGATGGACGTTGGCGTTTTGCTGGCGGTAGTAGCGATCCATCGCCTCGATTACCTGGGCCGGCTTCTGCGAGGAAGCGGTGTTGTCCAGGTAGGTCAGCGGGTGACCGTGGATCTGTTGCGCCAGGATGGGGAAATCGGCGCGGATGTCGGCGATGGTGGGCATGGA harbors:
- a CDS encoding cysteine desulfurase, coding for MPTIADIRADFPILAQQIHGHPLTYLDNTASSQKPAQVIEAMDRYYRQQNANVHRGVHTLSETATAAYENARLRVARFINAANPKQVIFTRNTTESLNLVAYSWGRANLKPGDEVLITEMEHHSNIVPWQLICEITGATLRFVPITPHGELDEEALPALLSERTKVFAFTAMSNVLGTINPVAELVAKAHAVGAIAVVDAAQSVPHLPSDVQALDVDFLAFSSHKMLGPTGIGVLYGRRALLEAMPPFMGGGDMIREVKMSGSRWNELPYKFEAGTPAIAEAIGLGAAVDYLNGLGMGWVAEHERQITAYAWARLSEVEGLRILGPGPERRGGLLAFVLGDIHPHDVAAILDLDGIAVRAGHHCAQPIHDHFGLPATTRASFYIYNTPDEVDRLIPALYKAKALFGE